From the Polyangiaceae bacterium genome, one window contains:
- a CDS encoding serine/threonine-protein kinase, whose translation MDVGLVKGRTVGGRYRLDSLLGQGGMAVVWRAEHTETGRAVALKIVRSELAVHDGVREMFVREARIAARIGKSEHIVDVLDAGVDPELGLPFLAMELLSGETLDALLQRAGPPGLQDAILVLEQLADALDQAHAAGVIHRDLKPQNLFLTRDRRGQLSLKVLDFGIAKAAETVQSSATQVGTPAYAAPEQLGDSWRTIAARGGRTVAAQVSTATDVWAYGLVAYELFTGAPSGQFWGASTLAELPAKIFLEALPSAALRAGPRQDRLPPGFDAWLARCLDLDASRRFPSAGGAIAALRSAMGDSAARASYPPASTAQATPLAQPPLQHATPSGAASTLSAAATFPGATPTTGAGPTTTLAAWAASKHMQLQEGGDLNAYVNWMQFQFVPPLHQVVREGRVTLGDANALIGELVIHDEVRRAVGEAHMLVAIVGCPRLHHNVAVRAKKLTGIGEGISRGLRALDQLVSSKPKEPPVLGDSWFESKFEVKAPSPQEAHAALPVGLRQYLMNTGFAGILETRPGRMTLTQEPARFDPPSVERLLSTLSSLLACFP comes from the coding sequence GTGGACGTTGGCCTCGTGAAGGGACGCACCGTCGGTGGGCGCTATCGCCTGGACTCACTGTTGGGCCAGGGCGGCATGGCCGTCGTGTGGCGCGCTGAACACACCGAAACGGGCCGCGCCGTGGCACTCAAGATCGTGCGCAGCGAGCTGGCCGTGCATGACGGCGTTCGCGAGATGTTCGTGCGCGAGGCGCGAATTGCCGCACGCATCGGCAAGAGCGAACACATCGTGGACGTGCTCGACGCGGGCGTCGATCCGGAGCTCGGTCTGCCGTTCCTGGCCATGGAACTCTTGAGCGGTGAAACCCTGGACGCGCTGCTCCAACGCGCCGGGCCGCCGGGACTCCAGGACGCGATTCTGGTGTTGGAGCAACTGGCGGATGCGCTCGACCAGGCGCACGCGGCGGGTGTCATTCATCGCGACCTGAAGCCCCAGAACCTGTTTCTCACTCGAGACCGCCGCGGTCAGCTCAGCTTGAAGGTGCTCGACTTCGGCATCGCCAAGGCGGCAGAGACGGTGCAGAGTTCCGCAACCCAGGTCGGGACTCCTGCCTATGCTGCACCGGAACAGCTGGGCGACAGTTGGCGCACGATTGCTGCGCGTGGCGGCCGCACAGTAGCCGCTCAGGTGTCCACTGCGACGGACGTGTGGGCCTACGGGCTGGTGGCCTACGAACTTTTCACCGGCGCCCCGTCGGGCCAGTTCTGGGGAGCTTCGACCCTGGCCGAGCTGCCCGCGAAGATCTTCTTGGAAGCATTGCCCAGTGCGGCGCTTCGCGCGGGACCGAGGCAGGACCGATTGCCGCCCGGCTTCGATGCGTGGCTCGCGCGCTGTCTGGATCTCGACGCCAGTCGGCGCTTTCCCAGTGCGGGCGGCGCCATTGCAGCATTGCGAAGCGCGATGGGAGACTCGGCAGCGCGAGCCTCCTACCCGCCCGCGTCGACAGCGCAGGCCACGCCCCTGGCGCAGCCCCCGCTGCAACATGCCACCCCGTCCGGCGCCGCGTCGACCCTGTCAGCCGCTGCCACCTTTCCCGGTGCCACGCCGACCACTGGCGCGGGCCCCACGACGACCCTGGCAGCGTGGGCCGCGAGCAAGCACATGCAACTGCAGGAAGGCGGCGACCTCAACGCCTACGTGAACTGGATGCAGTTCCAGTTCGTTCCCCCATTGCACCAAGTCGTTCGCGAGGGGCGAGTGACCTTGGGTGACGCCAACGCACTCATCGGTGAGCTGGTGATTCACGACGAAGTACGCCGAGCAGTGGGCGAAGCACACATGCTGGTTGCGATCGTGGGTTGCCCTCGCTTGCACCACAATGTGGCCGTGCGCGCCAAGAAGCTGACGGGAATCGGCGAGGGAATCTCACGCGGCCTGCGCGCCCTCGATCAACTCGTCTCTTCCAAACCGAAGGAGCCCCCAGTGCTGGGGGACAGCTGGTTCGAGTCGAAGTTCGAGGTGAAAGCGCCCTCGCCGCAGGAAGCACACGCCGCGCTCCCCGTTGGGCTGCGCCAGTACCTGATGAACACCGGGTTTGCGGGGATCCTCGAGACGCGCCCGGGCCGAATGACCCTCACGCAAGAGCCGGCGCGCTTCGACCCGCCGAGCGTGGAACGACTGCTTTCCACCCTGTCCAGCCTGCTCGCGTGCTTTCCCTGA
- a CDS encoding flagellar biosynthetic protein FliO, which yields MSPVARYVVETVVTLLAIIALAVLVLYAARRVGVGKPGGPLSLVGRLPLDGRRAIYLIRVGKKVFVVGGSEAGLNKLGELDDQGLDLDAVTSSPAPFSDVLARVLSKKPAESDASNADEAPAESAEAEVEGRSG from the coding sequence ATGTCACCGGTAGCTCGCTACGTAGTGGAGACCGTCGTCACCTTGCTGGCGATCATCGCGCTGGCGGTGTTGGTCCTGTACGCAGCGCGACGCGTGGGTGTGGGGAAGCCAGGCGGCCCCTTGTCTCTGGTTGGCCGACTTCCCTTGGATGGCCGCCGAGCGATCTATTTGATACGTGTCGGCAAGAAGGTCTTCGTGGTCGGCGGCAGCGAAGCGGGGCTGAACAAACTCGGCGAGCTGGACGACCAGGGACTCGACTTGGACGCGGTCACGTCGAGCCCCGCACCGTTTTCCGATGTGCTGGCGCGCGTCTTGTCGAAGAAGCCAGCGGAGAGTGATGCTTCCAACGCCGACGAGGCCCCGGCGGAATCCGCCGAGGCAGAGGTCGAAGGCCGATCCGGCTAG
- the sctR gene encoding type III secretion system export apparatus subunit SctR yields MANLRSRLATGIVTALPLLLLPAQAAAQPAKAADDLLTRPVALVVALALVTLLPFAFMTLTAFVKISTVLQIVRGAIGAQNVPSNTVIMALAASLTLLAMAPVGSRIMDRAGPLLEGKESDTSALVSGLVEATREPLRAFLKANASERERNRFYEIARLARPEAERSAVGRDDFVVLIPAFVISELIEAFALGFAIYLPFLIIDLVVSNVLLALGMQMMNPTQVSLPFKLLLFVAVDGWGLLAQALVTGYRVG; encoded by the coding sequence ATGGCAAACCTGCGCTCCAGACTCGCGACCGGCATCGTCACCGCGTTGCCGTTGCTGTTGCTGCCTGCACAGGCAGCCGCGCAGCCCGCGAAAGCGGCGGACGACTTACTCACGCGCCCGGTCGCGCTGGTCGTCGCACTGGCGTTGGTCACGCTGTTGCCCTTCGCGTTCATGACGCTGACCGCCTTCGTCAAGATATCCACGGTGCTGCAGATCGTCCGCGGCGCCATTGGCGCACAGAACGTACCGTCCAACACCGTGATCATGGCCCTGGCCGCATCCCTCACACTGTTGGCGATGGCGCCAGTGGGATCGCGCATCATGGATCGCGCCGGCCCCTTGCTCGAGGGCAAGGAATCCGACACGAGCGCATTAGTCAGCGGATTGGTGGAAGCGACGCGAGAACCCTTGCGCGCATTCCTGAAGGCCAACGCTTCCGAACGCGAGCGGAATCGCTTCTACGAGATCGCCCGCTTGGCGCGCCCCGAGGCCGAGCGCAGCGCCGTGGGGCGCGACGACTTCGTGGTTCTCATCCCAGCTTTCGTGATCAGCGAGCTGATCGAGGCCTTCGCGCTGGGCTTCGCGATCTACTTGCCGTTCTTGATCATCGATCTCGTGGTTTCGAACGTGCTGCTTGCCCTCGGCATGCAGATGATGAACCCGACGCAGGTCAGTCTGCCCTTCAAACTGCTGCTCTTCGTGGCCGTGGACGGGTGGGGCCTTTTGGCCCAGGCTCTGGTCACCGGCTACCGGGTGGGCTGA
- a CDS encoding RNA-binding protein, protein MSTKLYVGNLAFHTTEDTLMRTFAEFGEVAEVKLILDRETGRSRGFAFVQMATPEDAQKAMEAMNGADLEGRPLRVNEAEERRPRPGGGGGGGGGGGGGGRGGPRGGGGGGGRGGPRGGGRGDRGGRRGGDEW, encoded by the coding sequence ATGAGCACGAAGCTATACGTCGGGAACCTGGCATTCCACACGACCGAGGATACGCTGATGCGTACCTTTGCCGAGTTCGGTGAAGTTGCAGAAGTCAAACTGATATTGGATCGAGAAACCGGGCGTTCGCGCGGCTTTGCTTTCGTCCAGATGGCGACGCCAGAAGACGCGCAGAAGGCAATGGAGGCCATGAACGGCGCTGACCTCGAGGGACGTCCCCTTCGCGTCAACGAGGCAGAAGAGCGTCGCCCGCGTCCGGGTGGCGGTGGCGGTGGCGGTGGTGGCGGCGGCGGCGGCGGCCGTGGCGGCCCCCGTGGCGGTGGCGGCGGCGGTGGCCGTGGCGGCCCCCGTGGCGGCGGTCGTGGCGATCGCGGCGGACGCCGCGGCGGCGACGAGTGGTGA
- a CDS encoding class I SAM-dependent methyltransferase — translation MAQYEESFGERHYAALAAAFCRGWLGLPCSTPDETALGKGRAAGLRLHRFKRTAPLPRVQRVLGILHGLAPRELLDVGSGRGVFLWPLLDAFSELAVTALDVRPDRFAQLEAVSRGGIARLTAVEANVVALPFPTDHFDVTCALEVLEHLPEPAAAARELMRVSRRAVVVSVPSQPDDNPGHLRCYDQASLTTLLGDAGAANVNVDYVRGHIVAVAMV, via the coding sequence GTGGCGCAGTACGAGGAATCCTTTGGCGAGCGCCACTACGCGGCGCTTGCCGCCGCGTTCTGTCGTGGTTGGCTCGGACTACCCTGCTCCACGCCGGACGAGACGGCGCTCGGTAAGGGGCGCGCGGCGGGGCTGCGCCTGCACCGCTTCAAGCGCACGGCGCCGCTGCCGCGCGTTCAGCGTGTGCTGGGCATCCTGCACGGGCTCGCGCCACGCGAACTTCTCGACGTTGGTAGCGGTCGCGGTGTGTTTCTGTGGCCGTTGCTGGACGCGTTTTCGGAGCTGGCGGTCACGGCGCTTGACGTCCGCCCGGACCGATTCGCACAGCTCGAGGCAGTGAGCCGAGGTGGAATTGCGCGACTGACGGCGGTCGAGGCGAACGTGGTGGCGCTGCCGTTTCCCACTGACCACTTCGACGTCACCTGCGCTTTGGAGGTGCTCGAGCACCTGCCAGAACCGGCAGCGGCGGCGCGGGAGCTGATGCGCGTGTCGCGGCGGGCCGTCGTGGTGAGTGTTCCTTCACAGCCCGACGACAACCCCGGACATCTGCGCTGCTACGACCAGGCCAGCCTCACGACCTTGCTCGGCGACGCGGGAGCCGCCAACGTGAACGTAGACTACGTCCGCGGCCACATCGTGGCCGTGGCAATGGTGTAG
- a CDS encoding RNA ligase family protein has product MAPKLFKYPRTRHLQGSRLGPGDEDLDAVPLAALSGAHLVVEEKLDGANCAVSFDEAGGLLLQSRGHYLVGGPREKHFALLKTWANAHRAAFAARLGSRYVMFGEWLFAKHTVYYDRLPHFFMEFDVLDRERGEFLSTPRRRELLQELPIASVPVLREGVGVCPKPEALIGPSLYKSETWRDSLEDEARTQQLPPEQVSRETDPSPAAEGLYLKEERDGRVVARYKFVRADFLASVLDSGTHWLSRPIVPNRLHPDVDIFAPAP; this is encoded by the coding sequence ATGGCACCCAAGCTGTTCAAGTATCCGCGCACGCGACACCTGCAGGGGTCGCGACTCGGCCCCGGCGACGAGGACCTGGACGCAGTGCCGCTGGCGGCACTGTCGGGCGCGCACCTCGTGGTGGAAGAAAAGCTCGACGGTGCCAACTGTGCGGTGTCTTTCGACGAGGCAGGGGGGCTGTTGCTGCAGAGCCGAGGGCATTATCTGGTCGGCGGCCCCCGGGAGAAGCACTTCGCGCTGCTGAAGACCTGGGCCAACGCCCACCGCGCTGCCTTCGCGGCGCGCTTGGGCTCGCGCTACGTCATGTTCGGCGAATGGCTCTTTGCGAAGCACACGGTCTACTACGATCGATTGCCTCACTTCTTCATGGAGTTCGACGTACTCGATCGCGAGCGCGGCGAGTTCTTGTCTACGCCTCGTCGACGCGAGCTACTCCAAGAGCTGCCCATCGCTTCGGTGCCGGTGCTGCGCGAAGGCGTGGGCGTGTGCCCAAAGCCCGAGGCCTTGATCGGGCCGTCCTTGTACAAGTCCGAGACTTGGCGCGACTCCCTAGAGGACGAGGCCCGCACACAGCAGCTGCCACCCGAGCAGGTGAGCCGCGAGACGGACCCGAGTCCCGCTGCGGAGGGCCTATACCTGAAGGAAGAACGCGACGGCCGGGTCGTCGCGCGCTACAAGTTCGTCCGGGCGGACTTCTTGGCGAGCGTGCTCGATTCGGGCACGCATTGGCTTTCGCGGCCCATCGTGCCCAATCGACTGCATCCCGACGTCGACATCTTCGCACCCGCGCCATGA
- a CDS encoding AAA family ATPase: MSAPDLPACPEAPTFALDWTELERAQPWLASLRGTPQNPEYHAEGDVHLHTKLVCEALIDLPAWRALAEPERRIAFWAALLHDAGKPACTRLVGGVPSSPGHSGRGERIARALLYRAGAEPAHREQVAQLVRFHQLPYFALERQRPERVVIGCSQVARCDLLALLAEADVRGRVCRDQARLLDNVELFRELCRETECYDAPYRFASDESRVQYFRSEDRDPTYAAYEDRHGIVTLLSGLPGSGKDHWLRQHELSAASGTTEDEVRGHVISLDELRRESGLAPGRTSGQLLQAAKDRARSWLREHRSFVWNATNVTRKLRRPLLDLFLDYGMRAHIVHCEVPYGALLEQNRNRRSPVPVEVVEDLIDRWQPADATEAHAVVRVMGGQR; this comes from the coding sequence ATGAGTGCCCCCGACCTGCCCGCGTGTCCCGAGGCGCCGACCTTCGCCCTGGACTGGACCGAGCTGGAGCGCGCACAGCCCTGGCTCGCATCGCTACGTGGGACGCCGCAGAATCCGGAGTATCACGCAGAGGGTGACGTCCACCTGCACACGAAGCTGGTATGCGAGGCGCTGATCGACTTGCCTGCATGGCGCGCCTTGGCCGAGCCCGAGCGCCGCATCGCCTTCTGGGCTGCGCTGTTGCACGACGCCGGCAAACCCGCGTGCACTCGCCTCGTCGGCGGCGTGCCGAGTTCCCCGGGGCACTCCGGCCGAGGCGAGCGTATCGCCCGAGCTCTGCTCTATCGCGCCGGTGCCGAGCCAGCACATCGAGAACAAGTCGCCCAGCTGGTTCGATTTCATCAACTACCCTACTTCGCCCTGGAACGGCAACGACCCGAGCGCGTCGTCATTGGCTGCAGTCAGGTCGCACGCTGCGACCTGCTGGCACTCCTCGCCGAAGCCGACGTACGCGGACGGGTGTGCAGAGACCAGGCAAGGCTCCTCGACAACGTCGAGTTGTTCAGGGAGCTGTGCCGAGAAACCGAGTGCTACGACGCACCCTACCGCTTCGCGTCTGACGAAAGCCGCGTGCAGTACTTTCGTAGCGAAGATCGCGATCCCACCTACGCGGCGTACGAGGATCGCCATGGCATCGTGACGTTGCTGTCCGGACTCCCCGGCTCCGGCAAGGACCATTGGCTGCGCCAGCACGAGCTCTCAGCGGCTTCTGGAACCACGGAGGACGAGGTTCGGGGCCACGTGATCTCCCTCGACGAGCTACGCCGTGAGAGCGGCCTCGCTCCAGGGCGCACGTCGGGTCAGTTGTTGCAGGCAGCCAAGGACCGGGCACGAAGTTGGCTGCGAGAGCATCGGAGCTTCGTCTGGAACGCGACCAACGTCACCCGCAAGCTGCGACGCCCCCTGCTCGACCTGTTCCTCGACTACGGCATGCGCGCGCACATCGTGCACTGCGAGGTTCCCTACGGAGCGCTGCTCGAGCAGAATCGCAACCGCCGCAGCCCCGTGCCCGTCGAAGTCGTAGAAGACCTCATCGACCGCTGGCAGCCGGCGGACGCGACCGAAGCCCATGCCGTGGTGCGGGTCATGGGGGGCCAGCGCTAA
- a CDS encoding ATP-binding cassette domain-containing protein: MGTDVMIAANGLSKRFGAVRALDKVSFEVKKGEVVGFLGPNGAGKSTTMRILTCFISPSGGSASVKGFDVFDEPLAVRQSIGYLPQRAPLYSDMNVYEYLRFTAAVRGLDDSTFKKRLKKVVEVCGLAQSLGKDIGTLSHGFRQRVGLGQALIHDPPILILDEPTSDLDPNEKAEVIRYIKEIGRDRTILLSTHNLAEVEEACARAIIVSKGRVVADGPLDDIRAKTGAVRYIVTIDEQNTLKNGGAPSAAEVERALAAVDGGRAIRELPTDETAHKFEVSGDGDSDLRRELYRLMVDKGWILLELRREAQSLDAVFRNLTRGDERLDRGEEWDEDDEDFDDEDRDSDAGTEPDDDDDDDDDRDSDSGDAGDDDDRKSDDDDDDRKSDDDDDDDDDDDDDDDDDDDDEKKD; this comes from the coding sequence ATGGGAACCGATGTGATGATCGCCGCCAACGGCCTGAGCAAGCGCTTCGGGGCCGTGCGCGCGTTGGACAAGGTCAGCTTCGAGGTCAAGAAGGGCGAGGTGGTTGGATTCCTAGGGCCGAACGGCGCTGGGAAGTCCACGACCATGCGCATCCTGACTTGCTTCATCTCGCCCTCGGGCGGCTCTGCCAGCGTGAAGGGCTTCGATGTTTTCGATGAGCCGCTCGCCGTGCGGCAATCGATCGGATACTTGCCGCAGCGTGCGCCGCTCTACTCGGACATGAACGTGTACGAGTATCTGCGCTTCACCGCAGCGGTACGGGGTCTGGACGACAGCACCTTCAAGAAGCGGCTGAAGAAGGTGGTCGAGGTCTGCGGCCTGGCGCAGTCCCTGGGCAAGGACATCGGGACCCTCTCCCACGGCTTTCGCCAGCGTGTCGGTTTGGGACAGGCCCTGATTCACGACCCGCCAATCCTGATCCTCGATGAGCCCACGAGCGATCTCGACCCCAACGAAAAGGCCGAGGTCATTCGCTACATCAAGGAGATCGGCCGGGACCGCACCATCTTGCTGTCGACTCACAACTTGGCGGAGGTGGAAGAAGCCTGCGCTCGAGCGATCATCGTGAGCAAGGGGCGGGTCGTTGCCGACGGACCCCTCGACGACATCAGGGCGAAAACCGGCGCGGTTCGCTACATCGTCACTATCGACGAACAGAACACCCTCAAGAATGGCGGAGCCCCCTCCGCCGCAGAGGTCGAGCGGGCCCTGGCCGCCGTCGACGGCGGCCGAGCCATCCGCGAACTGCCCACCGACGAGACCGCCCACAAGTTCGAGGTCTCGGGCGACGGTGACAGCGACCTGCGCCGCGAGCTCTACCGGCTGATGGTCGACAAAGGCTGGATCCTGCTCGAGCTGCGACGCGAAGCCCAGAGCCTGGATGCCGTGTTCCGCAATCTGACTCGCGGCGACGAACGCTTGGACCGCGGGGAGGAGTGGGATGAGGACGACGAGGACTTCGACGACGAGGACCGGGACTCGGACGCTGGCACTGAGCCCGACGACGACGACGATGATGATGACGACCGCGACTCGGACAGCGGCGATGCCGGCGATGACGACGATCGCAAGTCGGACGACGATGACGACGATCGCAAGTCGGACGACGATGACGACGACGATGACGACGATGACGACGATGACGACGATGACGACGACGATGAGAAAAAGGACTGA
- a CDS encoding ABC transporter permease subunit, with product MSPMLTIARREFRSYFDSPLAYVVICLSFLALGLMFFMYRGGFWQADKASLQTMFEYAPFGLSALVVPVVTMRLLAEERRSGTLEMLITLPVRDSDVILGKYLGALGLVLVLVLSTLLYPLAMFRFPWHLGPLDMGPVLSGYLGLVLFAAAATAIGLLISSLTDSQAVAFFITFFVLVAMWLMGYAADGAQGLLGTVLTYVSFQKHFEGFSRGLIDTRDVVFYLSVTVVALVVAFRALERRKWA from the coding sequence ATGTCACCGATGCTGACGATTGCCCGTCGGGAGTTCCGCTCCTACTTCGACTCACCGCTTGCGTACGTGGTCATCTGCCTGAGCTTTCTGGCGCTTGGCTTGATGTTCTTCATGTATCGGGGCGGCTTCTGGCAGGCGGACAAGGCCAGCCTGCAGACCATGTTCGAGTACGCACCCTTCGGCTTGTCGGCCCTGGTCGTACCGGTCGTGACCATGCGCCTGCTGGCCGAGGAACGGCGCAGCGGCACCCTGGAAATGCTGATCACGCTGCCGGTGCGCGACAGCGACGTCATTCTGGGCAAGTACCTCGGTGCACTCGGGCTGGTGTTGGTGCTGGTGCTCTCGACGCTGCTCTACCCCTTGGCGATGTTTCGCTTTCCCTGGCACCTGGGGCCACTGGACATGGGACCGGTGCTGTCGGGCTATCTCGGCCTCGTGCTCTTCGCCGCGGCTGCGACGGCCATCGGTCTCCTGATCAGCTCGCTGACGGACAGCCAAGCAGTGGCCTTCTTCATCACCTTCTTCGTGTTGGTCGCGATGTGGCTGATGGGCTACGCGGCTGACGGCGCACAAGGGCTGCTCGGCACGGTGCTGACGTACGTCAGCTTCCAGAAGCACTTCGAAGGATTCTCGCGCGGTCTGATCGATACGCGCGACGTCGTGTTTTACCTGAGCGTGACCGTGGTCGCGCTCGTCGTTGCGTTCAGGGCGTTGGAACGACGCAAGTGGGCATGA
- a CDS encoding Gldg family protein, whose protein sequence is MKAEDRKRKAATQTGFYLLVLAGIAIMANVIAFGWYGRADVTKTERFTLSVGSARLVQNLNSPIEVEAYVTKGLAQLDTFVRDLTDLMKEYERAGKGKFKFTLIEPKTDEEREQAKEAGLQEMAFGETSATGDDQASIAQGYMGLVLKYGSEKGVIPQLAPNRAEGLEFWITNKIREVRDKSENIKHRVGVITGKDELKLSDGNLIPKQGRGGAPSIQSILEQAFPFYKIEEVDLKDGAQAIDKDLDGIIITQPRKDYSDKELRRVDEFLMRGNKSLVVWASAVTFKPQDPAMSAQLSWHGLDKLLSGYGLGVKKDAVMDFGAQFRVPVMTQTGGVSAIRHPGIAHVVNDPRFEDSEKLLDTSFAGFFRMDEVAFPFPSSIELVKDKQPADVKVYAVARTTPAASVMEGENVDMKLQPEWKPKPPYGQHIIAAVAEGKLKAALGTGDDVTVPAQAPEPSRVLVVASSLFVTNPFAYAGNGPDLGGQFAMMGNIGGDPQLQMIAQPYAQRYLTNTILSVKNTLDWMSGDADLLAASAKIIGDPNLTYSSIAKPSIAAEDDEAAIRKKDEEYRQKRKDLQKQVQWSLTLGMPLLFGLFGFGRWRYRQNKKLSHKV, encoded by the coding sequence ATGAAAGCGGAAGACAGAAAGCGAAAAGCCGCGACCCAGACCGGGTTCTACCTGCTGGTCCTCGCGGGCATTGCCATCATGGCCAACGTCATCGCCTTCGGGTGGTACGGCCGCGCGGACGTGACCAAGACGGAGCGCTTCACCCTATCCGTGGGCAGCGCGCGCTTGGTGCAGAACCTGAATTCGCCAATCGAGGTGGAAGCCTACGTCACCAAAGGCCTCGCTCAGCTCGATACGTTCGTGCGGGACTTGACGGACCTGATGAAGGAGTACGAGCGCGCCGGTAAGGGCAAGTTCAAGTTCACTTTGATCGAGCCCAAGACCGACGAAGAGCGAGAACAAGCCAAAGAGGCGGGCCTGCAGGAGATGGCCTTCGGAGAGACCAGCGCCACGGGCGACGACCAAGCCTCGATCGCCCAAGGCTACATGGGCCTCGTGCTCAAGTACGGTAGCGAGAAAGGTGTGATCCCGCAGCTCGCTCCCAACCGCGCCGAGGGCCTCGAGTTCTGGATCACCAACAAGATCCGAGAAGTCCGCGACAAGAGTGAGAACATCAAGCACCGCGTCGGCGTGATCACGGGCAAGGACGAGCTGAAGCTCTCCGACGGCAACCTGATCCCGAAACAGGGCCGGGGTGGCGCGCCGAGCATCCAGAGCATCCTCGAGCAGGCCTTCCCCTTCTACAAGATCGAGGAAGTGGATCTGAAGGACGGCGCGCAGGCCATCGACAAGGATCTGGACGGCATCATCATCACCCAGCCTCGCAAGGACTACTCGGACAAGGAGCTGCGTCGCGTCGACGAGTTCCTCATGCGCGGCAACAAGTCCCTCGTGGTCTGGGCATCGGCGGTCACCTTCAAGCCGCAGGATCCGGCGATGAGCGCACAGCTGTCCTGGCACGGCCTGGACAAACTGCTCAGCGGCTACGGCTTGGGCGTGAAGAAGGACGCGGTCATGGACTTCGGCGCTCAGTTCCGAGTGCCCGTGATGACTCAGACGGGTGGTGTGTCCGCCATCCGGCACCCGGGTATCGCCCACGTGGTGAACGACCCGCGCTTCGAGGACAGTGAGAAGCTGCTGGACACGAGCTTTGCGGGCTTCTTCCGCATGGACGAAGTCGCATTCCCCTTCCCTTCCAGCATCGAGTTGGTGAAGGACAAGCAGCCCGCAGACGTCAAGGTCTACGCCGTCGCGCGAACCACTCCCGCAGCCAGCGTCATGGAAGGCGAGAACGTCGACATGAAGCTGCAGCCCGAGTGGAAGCCGAAGCCGCCCTACGGTCAGCACATCATTGCTGCCGTGGCTGAAGGCAAGCTGAAGGCGGCGCTGGGCACGGGGGACGATGTCACGGTGCCTGCCCAGGCGCCCGAACCGTCGCGCGTGCTCGTGGTCGCCTCGAGCTTGTTCGTCACGAACCCCTTCGCCTACGCCGGCAACGGTCCGGATCTGGGCGGGCAGTTCGCGATGATGGGCAACATCGGCGGCGACCCGCAGCTGCAGATGATCGCGCAGCCCTACGCGCAGCGCTACCTGACCAACACCATCCTGAGCGTGAAGAACACCCTGGACTGGATGAGCGGCGACGCCGACTTGTTGGCGGCGAGCGCCAAGATCATCGGCGACCCCAACCTCACGTACTCGAGCATCGCCAAGCCCAGTATCGCCGCTGAAGACGACGAGGCCGCGATTCGCAAGAAGGACGAGGAGTATCGCCAAAAGCGCAAGGACCTGCAGAAGCAGGTGCAATGGTCGCTCACCCTCGGAATGCCACTGCTGTTCGGACTGTTCGGCTTTGGGCGCTGGCGCTACCGCCAAAACAAGAAGCTGTCCCACAAGGTGTGA